The Myxococcus xanthus genome includes the window GCTGCTGCGCCGCATTGGCCACTGCCCACTTTGCCTGCGCCACATCGGCGCCCGCGCACCTCCTCGGGGGCCGTCACGCATGTGACCGGGTAGTACTAAGCAACTCTGCGAAAGTCCACACGCGGCGTCCTCTCCCTCATCCGCTTCTTCCTGGTCGCTGCCTCAAGCCCATCGCTCGCCTCCTCCTCACCTGCTTGAGGGAACTGGCTCACTCACCTTGGCGGAGAGAGCGCGGGCGCTTTCCCGCAAAGGGCTCTGCTGGGGACATATGAACCGGTCATTAAGAAAGTCTTGACGGAGACACCCTCGCTGCGTAGACATTTTAAACGACCGGTTCCAAAGTAGAGGGTGGACATGATGGCGTTCAGTGGCAAGGCGGCGTTGGTGACAGGTGGCACGCGTGGCATCGGCGCCGCCATCGTTCGGCATCTGGCAAAGGGAGGGGCGGACGTAGCCTTCACCTATGCGAACTCTGGCGACAAAGCGGCCACGCTGGTCGGTGAACTCAAGGCACTCGGCCGACGGGCCGTGGCCATCCAGGCGGACAACGGAGACCCCGACGCCGTCCGTGGCGCAGTCGACCGCGCGGCGTCCGAGTTGGGCCGCCTGGACATCCTGGTCAACAACGCCGGCATCTTCCCTTCCGGACCGTTCGAAAAGGTCACACTCGAGGAACTCGACAGGACGCTGGCAATCCACGTTCGAGGCGTGTTCGTCGCGTCTCAAGCCGCGCTCGCGCACATGCCGCAGGGTGGCCGCATCATCTCGATTGGTTCCTGCTTCGCGCAGCGCGTGCCCTATGGCGGAGTCACGCTCTACTCGATGAGCAAGTCCGCCTTGATCGGCCTGACGAAGGGCCTGGCACGGGAAGTCGGCGAGCGCGGCATCACAGTGAACGTGATCGACCCCGGGTCGACGGATACCGACATGAATCCGGCGACCGGGCCCGCCGTCGCGGCCGAGTTGGCGCTCATGTCCCTTAAGCACTACGCGCAGCCCGAGGACATCGCCGCCACCGTCGGGCACCTGGCGAGTGCCAGCGGGCGATTCATCACAGGCACCTCTATCGCGGTCGATGGTGGCTTTTCGGCTTGAAGCCGCGACATCAAGAGGCGTTCATGGCATGGATTGTGTTGATATTGGCCGGGTGTCTGGAGATCGCCTGGGCGCTCGCGCTCAAGCGAGCCGACGGCCTGACCCGGTTCTGGCCCAGTGTCATCGGCATCGGCCTCGCCATGGTCAGCCTGGTGCTGCTGTCGCTCGCCTTGAAGCAGCTGCCCGTCGGAACGGCCTACGATGTCTGGGTGGGGATGGGCATGTGCGGCGTCGCGGTCTTCGGCATGCTATTTCTCGGCGAACAGGTCTCGGCACCACGTATCTTCTTCCTGGTGATGATCGGCATCGGCGTCGCTGGCCTGCGGGCAATCGAGCGATGACTCCGCGCAAGGTGAAGACGAAGAAGCCTTCCGCTGTGATGGGCCGCCCCCGCGGGTTCGACCGCGACGAGGCACTCGTGGAGGCGATGCGGGTGTTTTGGGCGCGCGGCTACGAGGGCACGTCCATCCAGGATCTGGTCGATGCGATGGGCGTCAACAAGCCCAGCCTCTATTCCATCTTCGGCTGCAAGGAAGAGCTCTTCCGCGAAGCCGTTGAACTCTACGACCGGCTCGAAGGCATTCACACCACCCGCAGCCTGGAGGATGCTCCGTCCGCACGCGCGGCGGTGGAGGAGATGCTGCGCGCCAATGCGCGGGCCTACACCGCCAGCGACAAACCTCGGGGGTGCATGATCGTCCTGTCTTCGCTCCTGGGCTCGCCGGAGAACGAGCGGGTCAGGACCTTCCTCGCGGAGAATCGCCTCAGGGGTGAGCGTGCGCTGAAGCAGCGACTCGAGCGAGGCATTCTCGATGGAGACCTCCCTGCATCCGCCGAGGTGGGGATGCTCGCCGCGTTCTACACCACGGTGCTGGAGGGCTTGTCGATACAGTCTCGCGATGGCGCCTCCGCGAAGAAGCTCGCCGCCATCATTGATGCCGCGATGCTCGCTTGGCCGACATGAGAGAATACATCTCACGCTTCTTTGACCCAACGAAGCTCACGCGCAGTACATGGGGACGCCCCACATCATGAAGGCCATCAATCCGCCAGGAAGACCCGCGCCTGACTTCTATAGGCAAGCCATCGACCTGGTGGAGTTCGAAGCGGGGGGCGCACCGCGGGCTCAAGGTGAAGTCACCCCGCGAGTTCCGCACTGCGAACTCTCACCCCTGAGCTGTCCGATTTGACGGGGGGCAACTCCAGCCAGTACGCGCCTCAATCCTTGCAACACGCTGACGGGTCGATGCTTCTTCCTGCGGGAGATCTTCCCACCCGCATCCGGAATGTCGCGCCGCCGCCTTCTGTGGGCAGGTGCTGCAGGCTACCGCCGTGGCCTTCCGAGATGCGGCGGGCGATGGCCAGACCCAACCCGGTTCCACTCCACTGACCTTCCCGGCGCCAAAAGGGCTCGAAGATGTTCTCTCGGTCGGACTCCTCGACGCCGGGGCCGTGATCGACGACGTCGACCGTGACGCTGGACGTGCTGGCTTCCATCCTGACGATCACCGTCCCGCCAGCGGGCTCGGCGCGCAGCGCATTGTCGAGCAGGTTGGCCAACGCCGACCGAAGGCCATCGGCCTGTCCCAGCACCATCTCGGAGGGCGATGCGGCTTCCAGGGCGATGGCTCGTCCGCTCCGCAGCGCCAGCGGCGCCATGTCGCTGATCAGATCACGCAGCTGCTGGACCAGATCCAGCGCTCTCCAATCCGCCGGGGTCTGTCCCTGCATGCGGAAAGCCGCGAGCAGCTGGTCGACCATCAGCCCCAGCCGCGTCGCATCGCGCCGCAGGTCGCGCGTGGCGGGGCTGTCGCCCAGGGAGTCGAGCCGGGCGCAGAGAATCGCCACAGGGGTGCGCAACTCGTGCGCGGCATTGGCGACGAACAGTTGCTGGCGGGAGACGCCGCGCTCGAGCCTTTCCAGCAGCTGATTGATGGCCGTGACGAAGGGCTGGATCTCCTTGGGCACGCCATCGGGCGACAGCCGCTGGTCCAGCGTCTCGAGGCCGATGCCGGATGCGGCGTTGGCGGCCCTCGTGAGGGGTTGTAGCGCGCGACGCAGCATCAGTGGCAGCACGAGGACGGTGGCGAGGACGGCCGAACCAAACAGCTTCATCACGCGCGGAATCAGCGTCAGCAGCGCGGTTGGCAGGTCATCCAGTCCGAGGCGATTGCCGCTCGTCACGACGACCGCGGTCCCGATGCCGTGGATCGGGAACATCGAGACGTTCGCGCGCTGGCCCTCTCCGAGGGCGATCACCGGATCTCCGCACTCAGCAAGCAGCTGCACACACTGCAGGTCGGGGAAGTGCCGGTACAGGTCGGCGAGGGTGGGCGCCGGTTCGAGGTTCGCGCCAGGTGCGGCCCAGCCGCGTGGAGAGATCGCGTGGGCAAGCTGCTGCGATGATCCGGACACCAGGCGGCCGTCCAGGTACACGGCGTAGGCCAGCTGCGGACGTCGTGCCTGATAGGCGCGCAGAGCGCTCGAGGGCTCGATGCGAGGGGCGCCTGCCGGGTCCAGCGTGATCGACTCGGCGACGCGACGTTGGGAGGTCGCGGCGGACAGATCGTCGTGCGAGACGGAGTGGGAGAACACCATCCAGAACAGCATCAGCCCGGTGATGACGATGAGCTGCGTTGCGAGGACGGCCGCGATCAGGCGCGGCGCCAGGGAGTCCGTGAGACGCTTCATGGCTCGTCGATAAGATAGCCGACGCCCCGGACCGGGTGCAGCACCACACCCGCGCCACAATCCTCGAGCCGCCGCCGCAGCCTGGAGATGTGTGCTTCCAGGGTGTTGGCACTGGGCTCCTCGTCGAACCCGTAGACCTCCTTGATGAGGGTGTCGCGCTGGACGACCCGCCGCGCGCGGCGCATCAGGGCGGCCAGCAGCGAGGCCTCGCGCCGGCGAAGCAGCAGCGGCCTTCCCTGCACCGTCATCTGCCTGGAGCCGAGGTCGTACTCGATGGCGCCGCAGCGCACCGGCTGCAGCTGTCGCGCCTGTGCAGGCCGTCGCAGCACCGAGCGGATGCGCGCCCGCAGCTCGTCTGCATGGAAAGGCTTTCCCATGTAGTCATCCGCACCCGCATCCAGGCCTGCGACTCTCTCCGGGACATCTCCCATCGCGCTGATCACCAGCACGCCCGCCTCCGGCTGCATGGCACGGAGCTCGGGAATCAGGCACAGGCCGTCGCCATCGGGCAGGCGGCGGTCCAGAAGCACGATCGCGTAGGCGCCCAGATGGATCGCGCTACGGGCCTCGGTGACCGAAGCCACGGCGTCGACCGAGAAGCCCTGGGACGTCGCTTCATTTGCCACCAGCCGCGCGAGTTCCGGCTCATCCTCGACAAGGAGCGCACGCATGAGTCCCCTCCGTGTCGGCGGACGCTACTCCTCCCGGGGCGAAGGCGCCGCGACAATCAGCGACTGTCAGGCTCGTGCAAGCCTGCGCTGCCAGAAGAGAGTGGAAGGAGGTGGGCGATGCCCCCTATGCGAGCACCTGCGTACTGTCTCGGGACCGAGATGACGAACCTCTTCCGTAATTGCTGCCTGGCCATCCTCCTGACGAGCTGTGCAGGCACCCCTACGGCCAGGGAGCAAGCTGGACCCGGCAGCCGGCGCGAAGCGACCGCCATCGTCGCCAACCTGCGCCGGATCGTGACCCCCATGGGTGTGGAGCGGCTGGAGAAGATCCGCATCGGCGGGATCGACCAATGGGTCTCGATCCGCGGCGTCGACCGGGCGAATCCCGTGTTGCTGATGCTCCACGGAGGTCCCGGCTTCGTGTCGATGCCGACGAGCTGGTACTTCCAGCGGGGGTGGGAGGAGTACTTCACCGTCATCCAGTGGGATCAGCGCGGTGCTGGAAAAACCTACCTGGCGAATGACCCCTCCGCGGTCGCGGCGACCATGACGGCGGAGCGGTTGATCGCCGATACCGAGGAGATGATTCACTGGGCACGCAAGGAGCTCGGCAAGGAGAAGATCTTCCTGCTCGGACATTCATGGGGCAGCTACCTCGGCCTGTCCGTAGCGCAACGTCACCCGGAATGGCTGCACGCGTATATCGGAATGGGACAGGCGACCGATGTTCTGGAGAGCGAACGGCGCGGATGGCGCTTTGCCATGGACAGAGCACGCGCAGCCGGAAACGAGGAGGCGATCAGGGA containing:
- a CDS encoding DMT family transporter, with translation MAWIVLILAGCLEIAWALALKRADGLTRFWPSVIGIGLAMVSLVLLSLALKQLPVGTAYDVWVGMGMCGVAVFGMLFLGEQVSAPRIFFLVMIGIGVAGLRAIER
- a CDS encoding response regulator transcription factor, encoding MRALLVEDEPELARLVANEATSQGFSVDAVASVTEARSAIHLGAYAIVLLDRRLPDGDGLCLIPELRAMQPEAGVLVISAMGDVPERVAGLDAGADDYMGKPFHADELRARIRSVLRRPAQARQLQPVRCGAIEYDLGSRQMTVQGRPLLLRRREASLLAALMRRARRVVQRDTLIKEVYGFDEEPSANTLEAHISRLRRRLEDCGAGVVLHPVRGVGYLIDEP
- a CDS encoding 3-oxoacyl-ACP reductase family protein, with the protein product MMAFSGKAALVTGGTRGIGAAIVRHLAKGGADVAFTYANSGDKAATLVGELKALGRRAVAIQADNGDPDAVRGAVDRAASELGRLDILVNNAGIFPSGPFEKVTLEELDRTLAIHVRGVFVASQAALAHMPQGGRIISIGSCFAQRVPYGGVTLYSMSKSALIGLTKGLAREVGERGITVNVIDPGSTDTDMNPATGPAVAAELALMSLKHYAQPEDIAATVGHLASASGRFITGTSIAVDGGFSA
- a CDS encoding sensor histidine kinase, translated to MKRLTDSLAPRLIAAVLATQLIVITGLMLFWMVFSHSVSHDDLSAATSQRRVAESITLDPAGAPRIEPSSALRAYQARRPQLAYAVYLDGRLVSGSSQQLAHAISPRGWAAPGANLEPAPTLADLYRHFPDLQCVQLLAECGDPVIALGEGQRANVSMFPIHGIGTAVVVTSGNRLGLDDLPTALLTLIPRVMKLFGSAVLATVLVLPLMLRRALQPLTRAANAASGIGLETLDQRLSPDGVPKEIQPFVTAINQLLERLERGVSRQQLFVANAAHELRTPVAILCARLDSLGDSPATRDLRRDATRLGLMVDQLLAAFRMQGQTPADWRALDLVQQLRDLISDMAPLALRSGRAIALEAASPSEMVLGQADGLRSALANLLDNALRAEPAGGTVIVRMEASTSSVTVDVVDHGPGVEESDRENIFEPFWRREGQWSGTGLGLAIARRISEGHGGSLQHLPTEGGGATFRMRVGRSPAGRSIDPSACCKD
- a CDS encoding alpha/beta hydrolase, which codes for MTNLFRNCCLAILLTSCAGTPTAREQAGPGSRREATAIVANLRRIVTPMGVERLEKIRIGGIDQWVSIRGVDRANPVLLMLHGGPGFVSMPTSWYFQRGWEEYFTVIQWDQRGAGKTYLANDPSAVAATMTAERLIADTEEMIHWARKELGKEKIFLLGHSWGSYLGLSVAQRHPEWLHAYIGMGQATDVLESERRGWRFAMDRARAAGNEEAIRELQSIAPYAAHGAALELPVVAIQRKWLGFYGGQVHGRTGGQAEAEGFALSPEYTDAELASVWTANELSEEKLFPAVLRADFSNVTRLECPMLLFNGRHDYNVSASVAAEWFERLHAPIKHLVWFENSAHEIMNEEPGKMLLSLVRYARPIAEAAGDAPKPAPRDAATGAR
- a CDS encoding TetR/AcrR family transcriptional regulator; its protein translation is MTPRKVKTKKPSAVMGRPRGFDRDEALVEAMRVFWARGYEGTSIQDLVDAMGVNKPSLYSIFGCKEELFREAVELYDRLEGIHTTRSLEDAPSARAAVEEMLRANARAYTASDKPRGCMIVLSSLLGSPENERVRTFLAENRLRGERALKQRLERGILDGDLPASAEVGMLAAFYTTVLEGLSIQSRDGASAKKLAAIIDAAMLAWPT